In a single window of the Terriglobus roseus genome:
- a CDS encoding NUDIX hydrolase, with translation MSTTTSAGLLMFRRSERGLEVFLVHPGGPYWQHKNLGVWTVPRGQVEDGEDLLTAAQREFQEETGFMAAPPSLGLRSVRQKSGKTTHVWAFEGDCDPAGLVSNTCSIVWPPRSGQEISIPEIDRGGWFTLDEARPLIREEQRVLLQRLGDVLAAPESSINAP, from the coding sequence ATGTCGACAACCACAAGCGCCGGTTTATTGATGTTCCGCCGTAGCGAGAGAGGACTCGAAGTCTTTCTGGTCCATCCGGGAGGTCCTTACTGGCAGCACAAGAACTTGGGCGTCTGGACGGTGCCGAGAGGACAGGTCGAGGACGGAGAAGATCTGCTGACCGCTGCGCAGCGCGAGTTCCAGGAAGAGACCGGGTTTATGGCTGCACCGCCGTCGCTCGGTTTACGGTCAGTACGGCAGAAGAGCGGCAAGACGACACATGTCTGGGCATTCGAAGGAGACTGCGATCCTGCTGGCCTGGTGAGCAACACCTGCAGCATCGTCTGGCCGCCTCGCTCCGGGCAGGAGATCAGCATTCCGGAAATCGATCGCGGCGGTTGGTTCACCTTGGACGAGGCGCGTCCGCTTATCCGCGAAGAGCAGCGCGTGCTTCTTCAGCGACTCGGCGACGTCCTCGCCGCACCCGAGTCAAGCATCAATGCTCCCTGA
- a CDS encoding FAD-dependent oxidoreductase, with protein MGAISGKKIAIVGGGPGGLTLARLLQQGGASVTVYERDQSRSARVQGSALDLHEDSGLAALEAAGLMDAFWANHRPDLDRLRLTNEKGTVLHDHPRQKSGAGQRPEIERGPLRDLLLDSLRPGTVQWDCKLESAELDGELVGLRFGSGQTAVADIAIGSDGANSRLRELVTPIRPEYVGVSLVEGLVPAAQQTIPKLWELLGGSALIALGNERTIGMGTKPDGSVLLYAGLKTHDTAVRRSLEEAVGPEQRVAWFRANFDGWSEIWEPLFREAVSTVWRPLLVCPKEQHWEPKPNVTLIGDAAHVMPPYAGEGVNMAMLDALVLSKLLLTDDTPAAAIAAYEAEMFARMREMTADTMVNTEMFYAPDACDRVVSLFRSFGGTESVPPLSEA; from the coding sequence ATGGGTGCCATCAGCGGGAAGAAGATCGCCATTGTGGGCGGAGGGCCAGGCGGCCTTACGCTAGCTCGGCTGCTCCAGCAAGGCGGAGCGAGCGTTACGGTATACGAACGAGACCAGAGCCGGAGCGCGCGAGTGCAGGGCAGCGCGTTGGACCTCCACGAAGACTCTGGTCTGGCGGCGTTGGAGGCTGCCGGCTTGATGGATGCATTCTGGGCCAACCACCGCCCGGACCTTGATCGCCTGCGCCTTACCAACGAGAAGGGAACTGTTCTCCACGACCATCCCCGCCAGAAGTCCGGCGCAGGACAACGACCCGAGATCGAACGCGGCCCGCTGCGAGATCTTCTGCTGGATTCGCTCCGGCCTGGCACGGTGCAATGGGACTGCAAGCTGGAGTCTGCGGAGCTGGACGGAGAGCTGGTGGGGCTCCGTTTCGGGAGTGGGCAGACCGCGGTTGCCGACATCGCGATCGGTAGTGACGGCGCGAACTCCCGCCTGCGTGAGCTGGTCACGCCCATTCGGCCGGAGTACGTTGGCGTGTCGCTCGTAGAAGGACTGGTTCCGGCGGCGCAGCAGACCATACCGAAGCTGTGGGAACTCCTTGGAGGATCGGCTTTGATCGCTTTGGGGAACGAGAGAACCATTGGCATGGGGACGAAGCCGGATGGAAGTGTGCTGCTGTATGCGGGGTTGAAGACTCATGACACAGCGGTGCGGCGGAGCTTAGAAGAAGCTGTCGGGCCGGAACAGCGTGTTGCGTGGTTCCGCGCCAACTTCGATGGATGGAGCGAGATCTGGGAACCGCTTTTCCGGGAAGCGGTGTCGACGGTCTGGCGGCCGCTCCTGGTCTGTCCGAAAGAGCAGCACTGGGAACCGAAGCCCAACGTCACTCTCATCGGGGATGCAGCACACGTCATGCCACCCTACGCAGGCGAAGGCGTCAACATGGCGATGCTGGACGCCCTGGTGCTGTCGAAGCTGCTGCTTACCGACGACACTCCCGCCGCTGCGATCGCAGCGTATGAGGCGGAGATGTTTGCGCGCATGAGGGAGATGACGGCTGACACGATGGTGAATACCGAGATGTTCTATGCGCCTGATGCATGCGATCGAGTCGTGTCCTTGTTTCGCAGCTTCGGCGGCACGGAGTCGGTGCCACCTCTGTCGGAAGCGTGA
- a CDS encoding SatD family protein, whose translation MAKSASKIPSDRFIALIGDMVKSRDYKGTTRLHIQEAFNRFIARLNRTYRPSIRALFTVTLGDEFQGLVQDPEIIPDLLWEVQREPSLPPFRLGLGYGRIDTKIPARAINLDGPAFHNARAAIQQAKIDGITGAVFQGFGKPCDVIANGIARMLELQMDRRSEKQLEIMDHLRHSGSQREVAAAMQVSPQAISEHKKAAGWEAFRAGEAALREALLLGSREFTT comes from the coding sequence ATGGCAAAGTCAGCATCAAAAATTCCCTCGGATCGCTTTATTGCGCTCATCGGCGACATGGTCAAGTCTCGCGATTACAAAGGGACAACGCGTTTGCACATACAGGAAGCCTTCAATCGCTTCATTGCGCGTTTAAATCGGACATACCGGCCGTCCATCCGGGCGTTGTTTACGGTGACTTTAGGAGATGAGTTCCAAGGCCTGGTCCAAGATCCGGAGATCATTCCTGACCTCCTATGGGAGGTCCAACGCGAGCCTTCCCTTCCTCCTTTCCGATTAGGCCTTGGGTACGGCCGCATTGATACAAAGATTCCTGCACGTGCCATCAATCTGGACGGACCGGCGTTTCACAACGCGCGCGCGGCAATCCAACAAGCCAAAATCGACGGTATTACGGGGGCCGTGTTTCAAGGATTCGGAAAGCCTTGCGACGTTATCGCGAACGGAATCGCGCGCATGCTCGAACTTCAGATGGATCGCCGTAGCGAGAAACAGTTGGAGATCATGGACCATCTACGTCATTCTGGAAGCCAACGAGAGGTCGCTGCCGCGATGCAGGTAAGTCCCCAAGCCATAAGCGAGCACAAGAAGGCCGCAGGATGGGAGGCCTTCCGAGCGGGGGAGGCGGCCTTGCGGGAAGCCCTTCTTCTTGGAAGCAGAGAGTTCACAACATGA
- a CDS encoding XylR family transcriptional regulator, with protein MGRSSNPPRVALVVETSTQFGRTLLSGIAQYVRECGPWTVMFTERAVNDRSPSWLREWDGDGIITRVASPDIREIVASKRIPTIDLNEQTADMGIPQIANDHGSVGKLAADHLLERRFIHFAFVGHAGHPWSDERATAFAATVEAKGFSCAVYGHRELGMAALREGAWNTELDQLTEWIKGLPKPVGIMASTDFRGLQVLTACRMAGLAVPIEAAVIGVGADDIACALSDPPLSSVELGAWQMGYEAARLLDSMISGERVPQNYVRRMPPAGVVVRRSTDGVAIYDPSVAKAARYIRQHALNGIRVPDVLSHVGVSRTTLQDRFNRELGESIHDLIAKAKLDRVRELLVETNLSIAEIAVRCGFRHVEYMTEMMRQRTGQTPGSYRAQHSVLTTRRH; from the coding sequence ATGGGCAGGTCAAGCAATCCACCGCGAGTGGCACTCGTCGTTGAGACGTCGACGCAATTTGGACGGACGCTTCTCTCCGGCATTGCTCAGTACGTTCGCGAGTGCGGACCGTGGACGGTGATGTTCACCGAGCGAGCCGTGAACGACCGGTCTCCTTCGTGGCTGCGGGAATGGGATGGGGATGGCATCATCACGCGTGTCGCGTCGCCGGACATTCGCGAGATCGTTGCCAGCAAACGCATCCCGACGATTGATCTGAATGAACAGACTGCGGACATGGGCATTCCACAGATCGCCAACGATCATGGGTCTGTTGGCAAGCTGGCGGCGGATCACCTGCTGGAGCGCCGCTTCATCCACTTCGCGTTCGTAGGCCATGCCGGTCATCCGTGGTCGGACGAGAGAGCGACTGCCTTTGCTGCGACTGTGGAGGCGAAGGGTTTCTCGTGCGCGGTCTATGGACACCGCGAGCTGGGCATGGCGGCGCTGCGTGAAGGTGCGTGGAACACCGAGCTGGACCAACTGACGGAGTGGATTAAGGGGCTGCCCAAACCCGTTGGCATAATGGCGAGCACAGATTTTCGTGGTTTGCAGGTGCTTACCGCCTGCCGGATGGCCGGGCTGGCTGTGCCGATTGAAGCTGCGGTGATTGGTGTGGGGGCAGATGACATCGCATGTGCGCTCTCGGATCCGCCACTCTCGAGTGTGGAGCTGGGCGCGTGGCAGATGGGCTACGAAGCGGCGAGGCTGCTGGACAGCATGATCAGCGGCGAACGTGTGCCCCAGAACTATGTGCGACGGATGCCGCCTGCGGGCGTAGTGGTGCGGCGATCGACGGATGGCGTTGCCATCTACGATCCCTCGGTCGCCAAGGCTGCCCGGTACATTCGGCAACATGCGTTGAACGGCATTCGCGTGCCCGACGTGCTGAGCCATGTCGGCGTATCGAGGACGACGCTTCAGGATCGATTCAATCGCGAACTGGGCGAGTCGATCCATGACCTGATCGCGAAGGCTAAGCTGGACCGTGTACGGGAGTTGCTGGTGGAGACAAACCTGTCGATCGCGGAGATAGCGGTGCGTTGCGGCTTTCGGCACGTTGAGTACATGACCGAGATGATGCGGCAGCGCACGGGGCAGACGCCGGGCAGTTACCGGGCGCAGCATTCCGTTCTTACTACACGACGGCACTAG
- a CDS encoding carboxypeptidase regulatory-like domain-containing protein: MLSLSVQAVLLASLASAQVQGGIITGTARDAQGAAIASATVGIRNTATGETTELITNRGGSFSSATLLPGSYTVTITAPGFRTVTQDNLVLQVGGKSAVNLTLPVGSAADAVEVSAAAPAMETTTGTQGTVVEARAIQELPLNGRNALALTLETPGVRSNSSSNPQGFADRGTSLAAIVINNGPTAMNANLLDGANNLNNFSGEIAINPQVDAVQEFRVQTGYMSSEFGLTAGGVITLASKSGSNAFHGDAYEFFRNDYLDARSYFLDPTTKKPPLRYNQFGGAVGGPVLKNKLFFFANYEQFKYVTSAVYIASVPTLKQRTGDFSDLQTCSTISGRAVATPVLIYDPRTTVASGSSFRRTQFAGNKITRALDPVAVAIQNAIYPEPNRVSTDACQQISNTNNFQSVKQNVRSMTQALGRFDYRISDRQSLFGRYGYYVNNTDNGSTNGSYLPSPIIAKRNDAFGSQSFVVQHTYTISPSTINEARIALTRTTFPFVVANYNQDWPAKLGFPSNVPNFVFPTITGTGLPAVNGQVGQRNTSNPQIGDTVTMTHGRHNIRFGATAQHSQSNNSQMTTPSGNFSFSSALTNQPNATAGSGSAYASFLLGAVQSSTIVVYREPGYWNFLASGFVQDDIKLTSRFTLNAGLRYDFQQTPREHHDGLSNFDPNGISPSVGKPGTTAYATVGGFGRTFTGDDYKNFGPRLGFAWDLLGDGKTSFRGGFGIYYVSLNNQLFNQPTSGFSSTTTSYTSTNPGIVQASQLSAGIPSTPLQPLGAAGGPDFLLGQSISYVQPKASTPTSQQWNLNIQHEFRGGFVAEIGYLGNHGVHMISGNYNMNVVPTSALALGDSLKQTVANPYAGKVPGTLGAATITRRQSLLPFPYYNAITVTSPRDGNYHGDSMIAAVQRHGTRGLTLLASYTFSKLLNNGIQNPLDGYIGVGGAGGTVTPQDSNNRAAEYSLDPTDIKHRVVASALYELPFGRGRSFLNSGNGFVDRIVSGWQVNTVVTAQSGLPLSISGANNNLATRPSFAPGKSAKDVNKSSRSINSWFDTSVFVNPDNWTFGNVPRVLPNARGPKYVNMDASLFKTTRISEKLRLQLRLESFNTLNHPNFLAPNSTFVPAAGNNGTNTSSSFGQITSDMQPRNVQLAAKFLF, encoded by the coding sequence TTGCTTTCTCTTTCAGTCCAGGCAGTTCTTCTGGCTTCCCTGGCTTCGGCGCAGGTACAGGGCGGCATCATCACCGGCACGGCAAGGGATGCGCAGGGTGCTGCGATTGCGTCTGCCACTGTTGGCATCCGGAACACCGCAACGGGTGAGACCACGGAGCTGATCACGAACCGCGGTGGCAGCTTCTCGAGCGCCACGCTGCTGCCCGGCAGCTATACGGTCACCATTACCGCGCCGGGCTTCCGCACGGTGACGCAGGACAACCTGGTGCTGCAGGTAGGTGGTAAGAGCGCGGTGAACCTGACGCTGCCTGTGGGCTCTGCGGCGGATGCCGTGGAGGTTTCTGCGGCTGCGCCTGCCATGGAGACGACGACGGGCACGCAGGGAACGGTAGTCGAGGCGCGCGCGATTCAGGAGTTGCCGCTGAACGGTCGCAACGCTCTTGCTCTGACGCTTGAGACGCCAGGTGTCCGTTCGAATTCCTCCAGCAATCCGCAGGGGTTTGCGGATCGCGGCACGTCGCTCGCAGCCATCGTCATTAATAACGGTCCGACGGCGATGAACGCAAACCTGCTGGACGGCGCAAACAACCTGAACAACTTCTCCGGTGAAATTGCGATCAACCCGCAGGTCGACGCCGTGCAGGAGTTTCGCGTGCAGACCGGCTATATGTCATCGGAGTTCGGTCTTACGGCCGGCGGTGTCATCACGCTTGCTTCGAAGTCCGGCAGCAATGCATTCCACGGTGACGCATACGAGTTCTTCCGTAACGACTACCTTGATGCGCGTTCGTACTTCCTCGATCCCACCACGAAGAAGCCACCACTTCGCTACAACCAGTTTGGCGGCGCCGTGGGTGGTCCCGTGCTGAAGAACAAGCTGTTCTTCTTCGCCAACTATGAACAGTTCAAGTACGTAACGAGTGCCGTCTACATTGCATCAGTTCCCACGCTGAAGCAGCGGACCGGAGACTTCAGCGACTTGCAGACCTGCAGTACTATCTCGGGTCGAGCGGTGGCTACCCCTGTGCTGATCTACGACCCGAGGACGACTGTCGCCTCCGGCAGCAGCTTTCGGCGTACGCAGTTTGCCGGGAACAAGATCACTCGCGCGCTGGATCCCGTTGCGGTTGCGATCCAGAATGCAATCTATCCTGAACCGAACCGCGTTTCGACCGATGCGTGCCAGCAGATTTCCAATACGAATAACTTCCAGAGCGTGAAGCAGAATGTGCGTTCGATGACACAGGCGCTGGGTCGGTTTGACTATCGCATCTCGGATCGGCAGAGCCTGTTCGGACGCTATGGCTATTACGTGAACAATACGGATAACGGCAGCACCAACGGCTCTTACCTGCCGTCACCGATCATCGCGAAGCGCAACGATGCCTTTGGCAGTCAGAGCTTTGTGGTTCAGCACACCTACACGATCTCGCCTTCGACGATCAATGAAGCGCGCATCGCGCTGACCCGTACGACCTTCCCGTTCGTAGTCGCGAACTACAACCAGGACTGGCCCGCGAAGCTTGGCTTTCCGTCGAATGTGCCGAACTTCGTCTTTCCCACGATCACCGGCACCGGCCTGCCCGCGGTGAACGGACAGGTGGGACAGCGGAATACATCAAATCCTCAGATTGGCGATACGGTTACGATGACGCACGGGCGGCACAACATCCGGTTCGGCGCAACGGCGCAGCATAGCCAGTCGAATAACTCGCAGATGACCACGCCCTCGGGCAACTTCAGCTTTTCGAGTGCCCTAACGAACCAGCCGAACGCCACCGCCGGCAGCGGATCAGCCTACGCCAGCTTCCTGCTGGGTGCCGTGCAGAGCTCAACTATCGTCGTTTATCGTGAACCGGGATATTGGAATTTCCTGGCTTCGGGTTTTGTGCAGGACGACATCAAGTTGACGTCTCGCTTCACGCTGAACGCGGGTCTGCGGTATGACTTCCAGCAGACGCCTCGCGAGCACCACGACGGCCTAAGCAACTTCGATCCGAATGGCATCAGCCCCAGCGTCGGCAAGCCCGGTACGACTGCCTATGCGACGGTGGGTGGTTTTGGCCGGACGTTCACCGGCGACGACTACAAGAACTTTGGCCCGCGTCTTGGTTTTGCATGGGATCTGCTGGGCGACGGTAAGACGTCTTTTCGCGGTGGCTTCGGCATTTACTACGTCAGCCTGAACAACCAGTTGTTCAACCAACCGACCTCTGGCTTCTCGTCCACGACGACGTCGTATACCTCGACGAATCCAGGAATTGTGCAGGCGTCTCAACTGTCCGCTGGCATTCCATCGACACCGCTGCAGCCGCTTGGCGCAGCGGGTGGTCCAGACTTCTTGCTGGGCCAGTCCATCTCGTACGTGCAGCCCAAGGCAAGTACACCGACCTCGCAGCAGTGGAACCTCAACATCCAGCATGAATTTCGCGGCGGCTTTGTCGCCGAGATTGGGTATCTGGGCAATCACGGTGTCCACATGATCAGTGGCAACTACAACATGAACGTGGTGCCGACCTCTGCCCTGGCGTTGGGCGATTCGTTGAAGCAAACCGTTGCGAATCCGTACGCGGGCAAGGTTCCCGGAACGCTTGGTGCAGCCACCATCACGCGCCGCCAAAGTCTGCTGCCCTTCCCGTACTACAACGCCATTACGGTCACCAGTCCGCGCGATGGCAACTATCACGGTGACTCCATGATTGCCGCAGTGCAGCGCCACGGCACGCGGGGTTTGACGCTGTTGGCCAGTTACACTTTCAGCAAACTCCTGAACAATGGCATTCAGAATCCCCTGGATGGCTACATCGGTGTTGGCGGTGCGGGCGGTACGGTTACTCCGCAGGACTCCAACAACCGCGCGGCAGAGTACAGCCTGGATCCTACGGACATCAAGCATCGCGTCGTGGCGAGCGCACTCTACGAACTGCCCTTCGGCCGCGGCCGCAGTTTCCTGAATAGTGGCAATGGCTTCGTCGACCGCATCGTCAGCGGCTGGCAGGTCAACACCGTTGTCACAGCACAGAGCGGACTGCCGCTAAGCATCTCCGGCGCAAATAATAATCTGGCAACGCGGCCGAGTTTCGCTCCCGGCAAATCGGCGAAAGACGTCAACAAGTCGAGTCGGAGCATCAACTCATGGTTCGATACGTCTGTCTTTGTGAATCCGGATAACTGGACCTTCGGCAATGTGCCCCGCGTGCTACCGAATGCGCGCGGGCCGAAGTACGTCAACATGGATGCGTCCCTCTTCAAGACAACGCGGATCAGCGAGAAACTTCGCCTGCAGCTGCGCCTGGAGAGCTTCAACACCTTGAACCATCCAAACTTCCTGGCGCCCAACTCAACATTTGTTCCTGCTGCGGGCAACAACGGGACGAACACCAGTTCGTCCTTCGGCCAGATCACCTCGGACATGCAGCCACGCAACGTACAGCTGGCCGCGAAGTTCCTCTTCTAA
- a CDS encoding alkaline phosphatase family protein: protein MISYKNLLAAALLLPLTLHAAPRRHVLVMSIDGMGAQYLTQADKYGLKIPTLRQFKREGVYADGVIGVLPTMTYPSHTTMMTGVTPAEHGVYANQKFDPLGTLHGEAITEADTIKVKTLWQAAHDAGYTTASVGFPVTTDATGIDWLMPANGIFEGRSEDGAAAAKADPNRHYDHPAGLRETLAPDVAEMHASDLEQTRVAWTIAILRHYKPNLMTTHLGDLDHAEHTTGPFSQESLAALEYLDGRIALLIAEEKKIDPDAVIVIVSDHGFEPVEKTFNPGVLLTEAGLLQPAAAGAPGDWKASFWNTGGTAAIVLKDPTDKAVLTTVDALLQKAAANPEYGIASVLRKADIEKTGGFPTASFVIEMKLSFKIGNGRKGAVVTDTPHTGTHGYLPQRPELYASFLMMGPGVVKGKDVGLIDMRQVATTLADLLGVKLSSGAKAKAVAYAK, encoded by the coding sequence ATGATCTCGTACAAGAACCTGCTTGCTGCCGCGTTGCTGCTACCGCTCACCCTGCATGCCGCGCCCAGGCGTCATGTGCTCGTGATGTCGATCGACGGCATGGGTGCGCAGTATCTAACGCAGGCCGACAAGTACGGATTGAAGATTCCGACGCTGCGTCAGTTCAAGCGCGAGGGAGTGTATGCGGATGGTGTGATTGGCGTGCTGCCCACGATGACCTATCCCAGCCACACGACCATGATGACGGGCGTTACACCCGCTGAACACGGCGTGTATGCCAATCAGAAGTTCGATCCGCTGGGAACATTACACGGCGAAGCTATTACCGAGGCCGACACCATCAAGGTGAAGACGTTGTGGCAGGCCGCGCATGATGCCGGTTACACGACCGCGAGCGTTGGCTTTCCTGTGACGACAGACGCTACCGGCATCGATTGGCTGATGCCCGCAAATGGCATCTTTGAGGGTCGCAGTGAGGACGGTGCCGCAGCTGCAAAGGCCGATCCGAATCGCCACTATGATCATCCCGCGGGACTGCGTGAGACGCTCGCGCCGGATGTCGCGGAGATGCACGCTAGTGACCTTGAGCAGACTCGTGTCGCATGGACCATTGCCATTCTGCGGCACTACAAGCCGAACCTGATGACCACGCATCTGGGCGATCTGGATCATGCGGAACACACAACCGGCCCATTCAGCCAGGAGAGCCTGGCGGCGCTGGAATATCTTGATGGTCGCATCGCCCTGCTGATCGCGGAGGAGAAGAAGATCGATCCCGATGCGGTCATCGTCATCGTCTCCGACCATGGTTTTGAGCCGGTCGAAAAGACCTTTAACCCGGGCGTGCTGCTCACCGAGGCTGGTCTGCTGCAACCTGCTGCTGCAGGCGCACCGGGAGACTGGAAGGCTTCCTTCTGGAATACCGGCGGCACGGCAGCCATCGTGCTGAAGGACCCGACCGATAAGGCGGTCCTGACGACCGTTGATGCGCTGTTGCAGAAGGCCGCTGCGAATCCTGAGTACGGTATCGCGAGCGTTCTCAGGAAGGCCGACATCGAGAAGACGGGTGGCTTCCCTACCGCTTCGTTCGTGATTGAGATGAAGCTGAGCTTCAAGATCGGCAACGGCCGCAAAGGTGCCGTTGTTACCGACACCCCACACACCGGAACGCATGGCTACCTGCCCCAGCGCCCCGAACTTTACGCTTCGTTCCTGATGATGGGACCGGGCGTCGTCAAAGGTAAGGACGTCGGCTTGATCGACATGCGGCAGGTTGCGACGACGCTTGCGGATCTGCTGGGAGTGAAACTCTCAAGCGGTGCAAAGGCGAAGGCAGTCGCGTACGCAAAGTAA
- a CDS encoding DUF418 domain-containing protein — protein sequence MTYEARPQLSVKFARPTPRRERITSIDILRGIALLWILFSNIDIFSGPETMYEVPQGLPDTTFVNGHLALDLALLFFKWITTEGKDRLLFSILFGVGFFLMCERAEQKGYADRLAETFFRRNLWLCLLGILHGVFLWAGDILLTYGLSGLLFLYPCRKLKARNLLLAGVLLTCASSPLLPYFLGFAGEVDLHDEAGRVAALRASGVRPTGAQEKIELQWRELEVTHAVVPPSYDGGPSGRQPYRKTVEGQAHALITELSVSRVFIVMEATGAMLLGMGLYKAGFLTGKLPRSWYWATAASGLLLSAPVYGLTLWKVYRSSFNFIVVYKCLYVQYEPLRLVSGIAMLSLLMLFIQSDRATAVKAVLADVGQTALSNYLLTSMICQWLFLWSPFALFGKLTYLEHHGVMLVVWALNIVLSSLWLRAYQLGPFEWLWRSLTYWEWLPIRMEKNDRKMGLP from the coding sequence TTGACGTACGAAGCTAGACCTCAATTGTCTGTGAAATTCGCACGACCCACGCCGCGCCGGGAGCGGATTACCTCGATCGATATCCTGCGAGGCATCGCTCTATTGTGGATATTGTTTTCGAACATTGACATTTTCTCTGGACCAGAGACGATGTATGAGGTGCCACAGGGGCTGCCGGACACAACATTCGTGAATGGTCATCTCGCCCTTGACCTTGCTCTGCTTTTCTTCAAATGGATCACGACTGAAGGCAAGGATAGGCTTCTCTTTTCGATCCTTTTTGGCGTCGGTTTTTTCTTAATGTGCGAGAGAGCCGAGCAGAAGGGATATGCAGATCGACTGGCCGAAACATTCTTTCGCCGCAACCTATGGCTCTGCCTACTAGGTATTCTTCACGGGGTATTTCTCTGGGCAGGTGATATCCTTCTCACCTACGGCCTGTCCGGATTGCTCTTTCTCTACCCCTGCCGAAAGCTCAAAGCTCGTAACCTTTTGCTTGCTGGGGTACTGCTCACCTGCGCCTCTTCTCCGTTGCTGCCATACTTCCTTGGATTCGCCGGCGAAGTCGACCTCCATGACGAAGCAGGGCGGGTAGCAGCTCTGCGCGCTTCCGGGGTGCGTCCTACGGGAGCTCAAGAAAAGATAGAGCTTCAGTGGCGCGAGCTCGAAGTGACCCACGCCGTTGTCCCTCCAAGCTATGACGGCGGCCCGTCGGGGCGACAGCCTTACCGTAAGACGGTTGAAGGACAAGCGCATGCTCTCATTACAGAGTTGTCGGTCTCGAGAGTGTTCATCGTTATGGAGGCGACAGGCGCCATGCTTTTGGGTATGGGGCTCTACAAGGCGGGGTTCCTGACAGGAAAATTGCCTCGATCGTGGTACTGGGCGACCGCAGCGTCCGGGCTACTGCTCTCGGCACCGGTTTATGGTTTGACCTTGTGGAAGGTTTACAGAAGCAGCTTTAACTTCATTGTTGTCTACAAGTGTCTCTATGTCCAATACGAGCCTTTGAGGCTCGTGTCTGGAATCGCGATGCTTTCCCTCCTGATGCTCTTCATTCAGTCAGATCGGGCAACCGCAGTCAAAGCAGTCCTGGCCGACGTCGGCCAGACTGCCTTATCGAACTACCTCCTGACAAGCATGATCTGTCAGTGGCTCTTCTTGTGGAGTCCTTTCGCATTGTTCGGAAAGCTTACGTATCTCGAGCATCATGGCGTGATGCTCGTTGTGTGGGCCTTGAACATCGTCCTGAGTTCTTTATGGTTGCGGGCATATCAACTTGGCCCGTTCGAATGGCTGTGGCGATCCCTCACTTATTGGGAATGGTTACCTATCCGTATGGAAAAGAACGACCGAAAGATGGGGCTTCCTTGA
- a CDS encoding winged helix-turn-helix transcriptional regulator yields MSRADEGYNEKTHSAVSLLCGKWKLRILVSMKNGPVRVSELQRLIPEATKKMLIDTLHSLETAGIVIRTDVGGSIRHVEYRIVGVLEESTQALLGQLAHWSDLTRSVRNERSENASSNNRPNNVP; encoded by the coding sequence GTGTCACGCGCTGACGAAGGGTACAACGAAAAAACACATAGCGCTGTGTCCCTCTTGTGTGGGAAATGGAAGCTGCGGATCCTGGTGTCCATGAAGAATGGTCCGGTGCGCGTGAGCGAACTGCAGCGCCTCATCCCCGAAGCCACGAAGAAAATGCTGATCGACACCTTACACAGCTTGGAAACCGCGGGCATCGTGATTCGCACTGACGTTGGAGGGTCGATCCGCCACGTCGAGTACAGAATTGTTGGCGTCCTAGAAGAGTCAACGCAAGCTTTGCTAGGACAGCTAGCCCATTGGTCCGATCTCACGAGAAGCGTTCGAAATGAAAGAAGTGAGAATGCTAGTTCTAATAATCGCCCGAACAATGTCCCCTAA